The following proteins are co-located in the Vigna angularis cultivar LongXiaoDou No.4 chromosome 2, ASM1680809v1, whole genome shotgun sequence genome:
- the LOC108328261 gene encoding SUPPRESSOR OF GAMMA RESPONSE 1 isoform X2, whose amino-acid sequence MARSWLIDFGGFAKKVKNTTLSSADQIKDCGAYRECPNCHYRIDNSDVSSEWPGFPLGVKFDPSDVELLEHLAGKCGVGNTQPDMFIKEFISTLEGDQGICYTHPENLPGAKKDGSYFHIFHKTINAYATSQRKRRKIHHPQGLSEEHWHWHKTGRTKAIMQNGMCKGFKKIMVLHVRSKSGSKPFKSNWVMHQYHLGTEKNEKEGEYVVSKFFYQQQKQTEKNEDNPMVEDLDNIVSRTSPRTPKPNPPHPPRAGNSVDCDDCIDETVPLPFVQDLDNSACLPGELQAEKHTEYDGLDDILLCKEILDSSDLLNDYGLDSSNLCDLEFYDNQIARNDNESCGISVLDTLELDTPDFDHSNLNFCSQYSILEWMGRL is encoded by the exons ATGGCTAG GAGTTGGCTTATTGACTTTGGAGGATTTGCAAAGAAAGTGAAGAACACTACTCTATCTTCAGCTGATCAAATCAAGGATTGTGGGGCATATCGAGAATGTCCTAACTGTCATTATCGTATTGATAACAGTGAT GTTTCTAGTGAGTGGCCTGGCTTTCCTCTTGGTGTAAAGTTTGATCCTTCTGATGTAGAACTCTTGGAACATTTAGCAGGAAAATGTGGTGTTGGAAACACACAGCCAGATATGTTTATCAAGGAGTTCATCTCAACTCTGGAAGGAGACCAAGGTATTTGCTACACTCATCCAGAAAATCTTCCAG GTGCTAAAAAAGATGGTAGTTATTTCCATATCTTTCACAAGACAATCAATGCTTATGCAACTAGTCAAAGAAAGCGTAGAAAGATTCATCATCCACAGGGTTTGAGTGAAGAACATTGGCATTGGCACAAGACAGGTAGGACGAAAGCTATAATGCAAAATGGAATGTGCAAAGGCTTTAAGAAAATCATGGTTCTTCATGTAAGATCTAAGAGTGGGTCCAAACCCTTCAAATCCAACTGGGTAATGCATCAGTATCATCTAGGGacggaaaaaaatgaaaaggaagGTGAGTATGtggtttctaaatttttttatcaacagcAAAAGCAAACTGAGAAAAATGAGGACAATCCAATGGTTGAAGATCTTGACAATATAGTGTCAAGAACAAGTCCCAGGACTCCAAAACCAAATCCTCCCCATCCACCTCGTGCAGGAAACTCTGTTGATTGTGATGATTGTATCGATGAAACTGTACCTCTGCCTTTTGTCCAG GACCTAGACAATTCTGCATGCTTACCTGGCGAATTACAAGCTGAGAAACACACTGAATATGATGGCTTGGACGACATATTATTGTGCAAGGAAATCTTAGATTCTTCTGATCTGTTAAATGATTATGGATTGGACTCCAGCAATCTCTGTGACTTAGAATTCTATGATAATCAAATAGCTAGAAATGATAACGAATCTTGTGGAATATCTGTCCTGGATACGCTGGAATTAGACACTCCGGACTTTGATCATTCT AATTTGAACTTCTGTTCTCAGTACAGTATCCTTGAGTGGATGGGCAGATTATGA
- the LOC108328261 gene encoding SUPPRESSOR OF GAMMA RESPONSE 1 isoform X1: MARSWLIDFGGFAKKVKNTTLSSADQIKDCGAYRECPNCHYRIDNSDVSSEWPGFPLGVKFDPSDVELLEHLAGKCGVGNTQPDMFIKEFISTLEGDQGICYTHPENLPGAKKDGSYFHIFHKTINAYATSQRKRRKIHHPQGLSEEHWHWHKTGRTKAIMQNGMCKGFKKIMVLHVRSKSGSKPFKSNWVMHQYHLGTEKNEKEGEYVVSKFFYQQQKQTEKNEDNPMVEDLDNIVSRTSPRTPKPNPPHPPRAGNSVDCDDCIDETVPLPFVQTILGESHAPISDVQDLDNSACLPGELQAEKHTEYDGLDDILLCKEILDSSDLLNDYGLDSSNLCDLEFYDNQIARNDNESCGISVLDTLELDTPDFDHSNLNFCSQYSILEWMGRL, translated from the exons ATGGCTAG GAGTTGGCTTATTGACTTTGGAGGATTTGCAAAGAAAGTGAAGAACACTACTCTATCTTCAGCTGATCAAATCAAGGATTGTGGGGCATATCGAGAATGTCCTAACTGTCATTATCGTATTGATAACAGTGAT GTTTCTAGTGAGTGGCCTGGCTTTCCTCTTGGTGTAAAGTTTGATCCTTCTGATGTAGAACTCTTGGAACATTTAGCAGGAAAATGTGGTGTTGGAAACACACAGCCAGATATGTTTATCAAGGAGTTCATCTCAACTCTGGAAGGAGACCAAGGTATTTGCTACACTCATCCAGAAAATCTTCCAG GTGCTAAAAAAGATGGTAGTTATTTCCATATCTTTCACAAGACAATCAATGCTTATGCAACTAGTCAAAGAAAGCGTAGAAAGATTCATCATCCACAGGGTTTGAGTGAAGAACATTGGCATTGGCACAAGACAGGTAGGACGAAAGCTATAATGCAAAATGGAATGTGCAAAGGCTTTAAGAAAATCATGGTTCTTCATGTAAGATCTAAGAGTGGGTCCAAACCCTTCAAATCCAACTGGGTAATGCATCAGTATCATCTAGGGacggaaaaaaatgaaaaggaagGTGAGTATGtggtttctaaatttttttatcaacagcAAAAGCAAACTGAGAAAAATGAGGACAATCCAATGGTTGAAGATCTTGACAATATAGTGTCAAGAACAAGTCCCAGGACTCCAAAACCAAATCCTCCCCATCCACCTCGTGCAGGAAACTCTGTTGATTGTGATGATTGTATCGATGAAACTGTACCTCTGCCTTTTGTCCAG ACAATTCTTGGAGAATCACATGCCCCTATATCTGATGTTCAGGACCTAGACAATTCTGCATGCTTACCTGGCGAATTACAAGCTGAGAAACACACTGAATATGATGGCTTGGACGACATATTATTGTGCAAGGAAATCTTAGATTCTTCTGATCTGTTAAATGATTATGGATTGGACTCCAGCAATCTCTGTGACTTAGAATTCTATGATAATCAAATAGCTAGAAATGATAACGAATCTTGTGGAATATCTGTCCTGGATACGCTGGAATTAGACACTCCGGACTTTGATCATTCT AATTTGAACTTCTGTTCTCAGTACAGTATCCTTGAGTGGATGGGCAGATTATGA
- the LOC108327065 gene encoding mitochondrial inner membrane protease ATP23 isoform X2 encodes MEENNLSSFPRNPGATLEQCQSMIHKSLLSPQVRFLMEQLEKAGCLVGDNFIKAVKCNETGIAGGYTKGKGIVVCCNEMESQDDVDQVLKHELIHVFDDCRAANLDWTKCAHHACSEIRAGHLSGDCHFKRELLRLTSLKIRGHEQKKSYEIIVCKSLLLWCGKGCCGICMGCLL; translated from the exons ATGGAGGAAAACAATCTCTCCTCCTTTCCCAGAAACCCTGGCGCAACTTTGGAGCAGTGCCAAAGCATGATTCATAAGAGTCTCCTTT CTCCGCAGGTGAGGTTCTTGATGGAACAGTTGGAGAAAGCCGGGTGTCTCGTAGGGGATAATTTCATCAAAGCTGTTAAATGCAACGAGACCGGAATAGCCGGTGGTTACACTAAGGGTAAAGGG ATAGTTGTGTGCTGCAACGAGATGGAATCTCAAGATGATGTTGACCAGGTGTTAAAGCATGAACTTATTCATGTATTTGATGACTGTCGTGCAGCAAACTTGGATTGGACAAAATGTGCTCACCATGCTTGTAGCGAG ATCAGAGCTGGTCATCTAAGTGGTGATTGccatttcaaacgggaacttcTTAGATTAACTTCCTTGAAAATTCGAGGGCATGAACAA AAGAAGAGTTATGAAATCATTGTCTGCAAATCCTTATTGCTCTGGTGTGGCAAAGGCTGCTGTGGAATCTGTATGGGATGTTTGCTATAA
- the LOC108327065 gene encoding mitochondrial inner membrane protease ATP23 isoform X4, producing MEENNLSSFPRNPGATLEQCQSMIHKSLLSPQVRFLMEQLEKAGCLVGDNFIKAVKCNETGIAGGYTKGKGIVVCCNEMESQDDVDQVLKHELIHVFDDCRAANLDWTKCAHHACSEIRAGHLSGDCHFKRELLRLTSLKIRGHEQSLDTVSVT from the exons ATGGAGGAAAACAATCTCTCCTCCTTTCCCAGAAACCCTGGCGCAACTTTGGAGCAGTGCCAAAGCATGATTCATAAGAGTCTCCTTT CTCCGCAGGTGAGGTTCTTGATGGAACAGTTGGAGAAAGCCGGGTGTCTCGTAGGGGATAATTTCATCAAAGCTGTTAAATGCAACGAGACCGGAATAGCCGGTGGTTACACTAAGGGTAAAGGG ATAGTTGTGTGCTGCAACGAGATGGAATCTCAAGATGATGTTGACCAGGTGTTAAAGCATGAACTTATTCATGTATTTGATGACTGTCGTGCAGCAAACTTGGATTGGACAAAATGTGCTCACCATGCTTGTAGCGAG ATCAGAGCTGGTCATCTAAGTGGTGATTGccatttcaaacgggaacttcTTAGATTAACTTCCTTGAAAATTCGAGGGCATGAACAA AGTTTAGACACTGTTTCTGTTACTTGA
- the LOC108327065 gene encoding mitochondrial inner membrane protease ATP23 isoform X1 — translation MEENNLSSFPRNPGATLEQCQSMIHKSLLSPQVRFLMEQLEKAGCLVGDNFIKAVKCNETGIAGGYTKGKGIVVCCNEMESQDDVDQVLKHELIHVFDDCRAANLDWTKCAHHACSEIRAGHLSGDCHFKRELLRLTSLKIRGHEQECIRRRVMKSLSANPYCSGVAKAAVESVWDVCYNDTEPYDRTL, via the exons ATGGAGGAAAACAATCTCTCCTCCTTTCCCAGAAACCCTGGCGCAACTTTGGAGCAGTGCCAAAGCATGATTCATAAGAGTCTCCTTT CTCCGCAGGTGAGGTTCTTGATGGAACAGTTGGAGAAAGCCGGGTGTCTCGTAGGGGATAATTTCATCAAAGCTGTTAAATGCAACGAGACCGGAATAGCCGGTGGTTACACTAAGGGTAAAGGG ATAGTTGTGTGCTGCAACGAGATGGAATCTCAAGATGATGTTGACCAGGTGTTAAAGCATGAACTTATTCATGTATTTGATGACTGTCGTGCAGCAAACTTGGATTGGACAAAATGTGCTCACCATGCTTGTAGCGAG ATCAGAGCTGGTCATCTAAGTGGTGATTGccatttcaaacgggaacttcTTAGATTAACTTCCTTGAAAATTCGAGGGCATGAACAA GAATGCATCAGAAGAAGAGTTATGAAATCATTGTCTGCAAATCCTTATTGCTCTGGTGTGGCAAAGGCTGCTGTGGAATCTGTATGGGATGTTTGCTATAATGATACAGAGCCTTATGACCGAACTCTGTAA
- the LOC108327065 gene encoding mitochondrial inner membrane protease ATP23 isoform X3, with amino-acid sequence MEENNLSSFPRNPGATLEQCQSMIHKSLLSPQVRFLMEQLEKAGCLVGDNFIKAVKCNETGIAGGYTKANLDWTKCAHHACSEIRAGHLSGDCHFKRELLRLTSLKIRGHEQECIRRRVMKSLSANPYCSGVAKAAVESVWDVCYNDTEPYDRTL; translated from the exons ATGGAGGAAAACAATCTCTCCTCCTTTCCCAGAAACCCTGGCGCAACTTTGGAGCAGTGCCAAAGCATGATTCATAAGAGTCTCCTTT CTCCGCAGGTGAGGTTCTTGATGGAACAGTTGGAGAAAGCCGGGTGTCTCGTAGGGGATAATTTCATCAAAGCTGTTAAATGCAACGAGACCGGAATAGCCGGTGGTTACACTAAGG CAAACTTGGATTGGACAAAATGTGCTCACCATGCTTGTAGCGAG ATCAGAGCTGGTCATCTAAGTGGTGATTGccatttcaaacgggaacttcTTAGATTAACTTCCTTGAAAATTCGAGGGCATGAACAA GAATGCATCAGAAGAAGAGTTATGAAATCATTGTCTGCAAATCCTTATTGCTCTGGTGTGGCAAAGGCTGCTGTGGAATCTGTATGGGATGTTTGCTATAATGATACAGAGCCTTATGACCGAACTCTGTAA